Proteins encoded by one window of Salvia splendens isolate huo1 chromosome 14, SspV2, whole genome shotgun sequence:
- the LOC121763415 gene encoding protein ROOT HAIR SPECIFIC 17-like has translation MMNKKRHRNNLTGLHIFNNLIIRRRRQRSLHSFLPLLSAACGCLLLLCASLSSLRLPLNTSINGRSLDHELLSSVESNLFYGCSNASSSFQTAEMKTEPNRYLLIETSGGLNQQRTGITDAVVAAYILNATLVVPKLDRDSFWKDSSNFSDIFNVDWFVSYLSKDVKIVQQIPEEAGNVRDARVPRKCDARCYHKRILPLFNKKRAVKLTKFDYRLSNWLDQDLQKLRCRVNYHALRFADPILQMGRKLVDRMRMKSNQFVALHLRYEPDMLAFSGCYYGGGEKEMQELGALRKRWKTLHTKDPERERRQGKCLLTPEEIGLMLRALGFAEDVHLYVASGEIYGGEETLAPLKALFPNFHTKESISSKEELAQFYSYSSRLAALDFFVCDESDVFVANNNGNMAKILAGRRRYFGHKPTIRPNAKRLHELFLNRDKMGWGEFSSRVLDVQVGFMGEPSEAEVGRGSFHENPYSCICRSSEVEGRGGLFVGEVSDEAFSEDDQDLALTEYADDGNAQTNF, from the exons ATGATGAACAAGAAAAGGCACAGAAACAATTTGACCGGACTGCACATTTTCAATAATCTCATCATCCGCCGCCGCCGGCAGCGCAGCCTCCACAGCTTCCTCCCTCTGCTCTCCGCCGCCTGCGGCTGCTTGCTCCTTCTCTGCGCATCCCTCTCTTCCCTCCGCCTCCCCTTAAACACCTCA ATAAACGGAAGAAGCTTAGACCATGAATTGCTCAGTTCAGTTGAATCAAATCTCTTTTATGGCTGCAGCAATGCCAGCAGTAGCTTTCAAA CTGCAGAAATGAAAACAGAACCCAATAGATACCTGCTCATCGAAACTAGTGGTGGCCTGAATCAACAAAGAACAGGA ATAACAGATGCCGTAGTTGCTGCCTACATCTTGAACGCAACACTAGTCGTGCCTAAGCTCGATCGAGATTCCTTCTGGAAGGATTCCAGCAACTTCTCGGACATCTTCAACGTGGACTGGTTCGTGTCCTACCTCTCTAAAGACGTCAAGATCGTACAACAGATACCCGAAGAGGCAGGGAATGTCAGAGATGCTCGGGTTCCTAGGAAATGCGACGCAAGATGCTACCACAAGCGCATCTTGCCTCTGTTCAACAAAAAGCGC GCTGTGAAGCTTACAAAGTTTGATTACAGGCTGTCAAATTGGCTCGATCAAGACTTACAGAAACTGAGGTGCAGGGTTAACTACCATGCTCTCAGGTTTGCTGATCCTATTCTTCAAATGGGAAGGAAATTAGTTGATAGAATGAGAATGAAAAGCAACCAATTTGTTGCATTGCATttgag ATACGAACCGGATATGTTGGCATTCTCTGGTTGCTACTACGGTGGTGGAGAGAAAGAAATGCAAGAGCTAGGCGCGCTGCGAAAAAGGTGGAAAACCTTACAT ACAAAGGATCCGGAAAGAGAGAGAAGGCAAGGAAAATGCCTACTAACTCCTGAGGAAATCGGGCTGATGCTGAGGGCGTTGGGTTTTGCAGAAGATGTCCACTTATACGTAGCTTCAGGTGAAATATACGGTGGGGAAGAAACACTAGCGCCGTTGAAAGCTCTGTTCCCAAATTTCCACACCAAAGAGAGCATCAGCAGCAAGGAAGAATTAGCCCAATTCTACTCTTACTCCTCTCGCTTGGCTGCATTGGATTTCTTTGTCTGTGATGAGAGTGATGTTTTTGTTGCCAATAACAATGGAAACATGGCAAAGATCCTTGCTGGAAGAAG GAGATATTTTGGTCACAAACCAACAATCCGTCCCAACGCGAAAAGGCTACACGAATTGTTCCTTAATCGGGATAAGATGGGATGGGGGGAGTTCTCATCGCGTGTTTTGGACGTCCAAGTTGGTTTCATGGGAGAGCCTAGTGAGGCTGAAGTGGGGCGGGGCTCGTTCCACGAGAACCCTTACTCATGCATATGCAGAAGCTCTGAAGTGGAAGGAAGAGGAGGGTTGTTTGTAGGTGAAGTGAGTGATGAAGCATTCTCAGAAGATGATCAAGATTTGGCATTAACAGAATATGCTGATGATGGTAATGCCCAAACTAACTTCTAA
- the LOC121765549 gene encoding isocitrate dehydrogenase [NAD] regulatory subunit 1, mitochondrial-like isoform X2 has translation MLRRALPIFKKLLSGGGSTTTTTRCVTYMPRPGDGTPRPVTLIPGDGVGPLVTGAVEQVMEAMHAPVYFEKYDVHGDMKTVPPELIESIKKNKVCLKGGLMTPVGGGVSSLNLLLRKDLDLYASLVHCFNLQGLPTRHQNVDIVVIRENTEGEYAGLEHEVITKFCSERIAKYAFEYAYLNNRKKVTAVHKANIMKLADGLFLESCREIASKYPSIQYNEMIVDNCSMQLVSKPEQFDVMVTPNLYGNLVSNIAAGIAGGTGVMPGGNVGADHAIFEQGASAGNVGNEKLVEQKKANPVALLLSSAMMLRHLQFPSFADRLEIAVKRVILEGRYRTKDLGGTSTTQEVVDAVIANLE, from the exons ATGTTGAGGCGAGCACTTCCAATTTTCAAAAAGCTCCTCTCCGGCGGCGGATCCACCACTACCACAACCCGATGCGTGACCTACATGCCCCGACCCGGAGACGGAACCCCGCGCCCCGTCACACTGATACCCGGGGACGGCGTTGGCCCACTTGTGACTGGCGCCGTCGAGCAGGTCATGGAGGCTATGCACGCGCCTGTCTACTTCGAGAAATACGATGTCCATGGCGATATGAAGACCGTGCCGCCGGAGCTGATTGAGTcgattaagaagaataaagtctGCCTCAAGGGCGGACTTATGACGCCGGTGGGTGGAGGCGTCAGCTCGCTGAACTTGCTGCTCAGGAAGGATCTCGATCTCTATGCTTCGCTGGTGCACTGCTTTAACCTCCAGGGGCTTCCCACTCGCCACCAGAACGTTGATATTGTCGTCATTCGGGAGAATACGGAGGGCGAGTACGCCGGCCTCGAGCACGAG GTGATAACAAAGTTCTGCTCTGAACGAATTGCAAAATATGCTTTCGAGTATGCCTATCTCAACAACCGCAAGAAGGTGACTGCTGTGCATAAAGCAAATATCATGAAACTGGCAGATGGTTTATTTTTGGAATCCTGTCGTGAAATAGCTAGCAAGTACCCTAGTATCCAGTACAATGAGATGATTGTTGATAACTGCTCCATGCAACTCGTTTCCAAGCCAGAGCAGTTTGATGTTATG GTGACTCCAAACCTCTATGGGAACCTGGTCTCCAATATAGCTGCTGGTATTGCTGGTGGAACTGGTGTCATGCCTGGAG GGAATGTTGGGGCTGATCATGCCATTTTTGAGCAAGGTGCTTCTGCGGGTAATGTAGGAAATGAGAAATTAGTAGAGCAAAAGAAGGCAAATCCAGTAGCATTGCTTCTTTCTTCAGCCATGATGCTAAGGCACTTGCAATTTCCTTCCTTTGCTGATCGACTAGAAATTGCAGTGAAGCGTGTCATATTAGAAGGTAGATACAGGACAAAGGATCTTGGTGGCACCAGCACTACCCAAGAAGTTGTGGATGCCGTCATTGCTAATCTCGAATGA
- the LOC121765549 gene encoding isocitrate dehydrogenase [NAD] regulatory subunit 1, mitochondrial-like isoform X1 encodes MLRRALPIFKKLLSGGGSTTTTTRCVTYMPRPGDGTPRPVTLIPGDGVGPLVTGAVEQVMEAMHAPVYFEKYDVHGDMKTVPPELIESIKKNKVCLKGGLMTPVGGGVSSLNLLLRKDLDLYASLVHCFNLQGLPTRHQNVDIVVIRENTEGEYAGLEHEVVPGVVESLKVITKFCSERIAKYAFEYAYLNNRKKVTAVHKANIMKLADGLFLESCREIASKYPSIQYNEMIVDNCSMQLVSKPEQFDVMVTPNLYGNLVSNIAAGIAGGTGVMPGGNVGADHAIFEQGASAGNVGNEKLVEQKKANPVALLLSSAMMLRHLQFPSFADRLEIAVKRVILEGRYRTKDLGGTSTTQEVVDAVIANLE; translated from the exons ATGTTGAGGCGAGCACTTCCAATTTTCAAAAAGCTCCTCTCCGGCGGCGGATCCACCACTACCACAACCCGATGCGTGACCTACATGCCCCGACCCGGAGACGGAACCCCGCGCCCCGTCACACTGATACCCGGGGACGGCGTTGGCCCACTTGTGACTGGCGCCGTCGAGCAGGTCATGGAGGCTATGCACGCGCCTGTCTACTTCGAGAAATACGATGTCCATGGCGATATGAAGACCGTGCCGCCGGAGCTGATTGAGTcgattaagaagaataaagtctGCCTCAAGGGCGGACTTATGACGCCGGTGGGTGGAGGCGTCAGCTCGCTGAACTTGCTGCTCAGGAAGGATCTCGATCTCTATGCTTCGCTGGTGCACTGCTTTAACCTCCAGGGGCTTCCCACTCGCCACCAGAACGTTGATATTGTCGTCATTCGGGAGAATACGGAGGGCGAGTACGCCGGCCTCGAGCACGAGGTTGTTCCTGGAGTCGTTGAAAGCTTGAAG GTGATAACAAAGTTCTGCTCTGAACGAATTGCAAAATATGCTTTCGAGTATGCCTATCTCAACAACCGCAAGAAGGTGACTGCTGTGCATAAAGCAAATATCATGAAACTGGCAGATGGTTTATTTTTGGAATCCTGTCGTGAAATAGCTAGCAAGTACCCTAGTATCCAGTACAATGAGATGATTGTTGATAACTGCTCCATGCAACTCGTTTCCAAGCCAGAGCAGTTTGATGTTATG GTGACTCCAAACCTCTATGGGAACCTGGTCTCCAATATAGCTGCTGGTATTGCTGGTGGAACTGGTGTCATGCCTGGAG GGAATGTTGGGGCTGATCATGCCATTTTTGAGCAAGGTGCTTCTGCGGGTAATGTAGGAAATGAGAAATTAGTAGAGCAAAAGAAGGCAAATCCAGTAGCATTGCTTCTTTCTTCAGCCATGATGCTAAGGCACTTGCAATTTCCTTCCTTTGCTGATCGACTAGAAATTGCAGTGAAGCGTGTCATATTAGAAGGTAGATACAGGACAAAGGATCTTGGTGGCACCAGCACTACCCAAGAAGTTGTGGATGCCGTCATTGCTAATCTCGAATGA